ccccccaggagctccccagcccttttctcccccctccaggcagctgctgcctggtttccattgcctgtcctgcgaccggcccctccacatgctggcgcctggaccgtgagtaactgccccctgacccctctctggcgtcgagtgacacatggggtgccacctgccgggcactgagcaccccgtgtcctgtcccacagggagcggacgggcgagtgcaggtaccccactgttccgcggagctgcgggggcccacacaccctcacgcccctgcgcttccagccccaaccgcccagcactccacggccgtccccacccagcgcccgcagccccaacaaggtagggatgacggaggtggggagggggatgctgagcctgcggggggatccatccgtgcctcagtttccccagggagagctggctgggggagggttgctgggggatgcggaacggggccccgtgtttggctcacacgctctccccttcccagaaggacgcgatgcagctgtcgggccaggacggcactgatgggaaccggcaggacgagcagctcgccatgatggggggctctcagctgcccccaacgccaagggccaccccagacacctcgacctcgctgctctcggccgtgctgctgcaccgaccagtcccgtctcccagacgcttcaccctggcaccgagtctgctgccgcccatccagcccccccgcggtgaatcaccccctgacagccgcgcaggacaggggtcccggccccggtcccaccgtCCCGGGCGCTGAGcggcagcggctgcaataaacggtgatgagcaaccaagcgccagtgtggtctgagtgggggtccctggggcaggatggcagaaagccccgctgtgtttgctttttcaggagaaaaataagagctcaaaaggcactttgggggtgcccaggtggagcCGGTGGTACccggggccccccagagggagcacggggagcaaacagtgggcaccagggcagagccagcaaaggcccatcctttggtgcctttggaattgtcattcaaagggtagatgagcacagctcggcttcagccaggacgcctctgtgcctttagttttcgttcttccctcaccttccctttcgtgccgagcggcccgggacgggggggtgtgggtgtgtgtgctgagggaacacctcgtacccagcagcctgctccatgccgctgctccttgtctctgcatttatatacgatacacaaatgtaaagcaagcgggggggtgcgtgggagcaggagcggctgggggctcctgggctgggcctgacgcctgcagcgcctcacgctttcccgctcccgtcgcgccgccatcttgggcgcgggcagtgaagccgccgcactgaggccgtgccccgtgccgccggggaggaggggagccggtctctctgggagccgctcttgggaagcgggcggcgcaccccgccgaggagggggagttaacgtccttccgAGTCCTCctgctcgggtaccggcgccgttcgggcggtggctgatgaggtgtctgtcgcggggcggggagagcgcggccgctgtgccctcactagagatggcggcggggcggtctctcgcacggacaggacggcggccgcggggagcggcgctccagcccctggcggagctcgcgtggctgcgtgaggggacgggaccccccctgcagcctcgctgcctgccagggaacccccttccccttttccaaacctcccattccccctcagctcaacgccccctttcccagccagagggaacccgttctctgcccgaccacccccatcttggggtcacttgtcccctggttcctgaggttccgccgggtgggcgtggggcgggtttgggtcgggctgagccgagggccggctcccggggggatgctctgcagggaacaccccccgccccaggagcgctgctgctccggtttattttcatatttcccgcccctagcactgcgccccagcagtgaaccagcagactgcaggtaccgaagggatctcctcctcctccccaacccttaaggggcggtgatccctgcaggagtaagaaaaggatgctgcaggagctggggttgccttctacatctgttgtttctcacttcagagctgcgccggggctgcagggctctctggccgtgatgatgagcggaaacaactttacaacctgtgaAGTCATAAACTTCCCAACTCAcgaggttataaagcaggtatgttcatttcgacgtcgggcgcaagggcgatcgttccaccattcatgcgcaacttctaacaatatgaggtgtgtttaaatacagtaaggtgttacatattcataatgaccccaggaacgtccctacatattcataacctttcccgcttcttattaaaatgagtcccaggtgatcatttccatagtctcctccttgacccctccctgtggcacctgcgcagtgccatctggtggtcttgaggaggggtctttggatgaaggctccttcagcctcatcacagtgaactctttacctttggctcattatgttgaattgactggaacccaagctgccaagtcgattgaaaccagactggttcctcccttttgctgtaaatctctgttatctcgtcttctcaagtttacatctaggtgctgtaaaacctcttaccttggcattcgacgaggttctgttttttcttaacataatgggttagttagttacttagttccctctatcagctccccccttttcgggaaggttagtaaattcttgtactaacgtgatgattccctgtttaaccttttctcggaccacaagtaagaaggctgcttcgacatgAGAAGAtgtatctttctccctcaaagaacaaacaaattctgatgttgaacaaaacattcgtgttgctcttctggggcagctgatgaccgggtggctggtgccccggcagcaatggcatctgttgggctgcagcgggagctcgcgctctttggcgtggtgaccccgctcactgcagttctagcactttccttttgggtttcttcttcccagtgcggcggccaggtccagtttggtgttatcttttaaaatcattaatttataccccgttccttttgctgccatttcaggatctataggcgtgcctgagatttgcatggcttggactactgaatgaattaaccaaacaaagcacggggtcatacgtggcacaaacagtaaacccagaaatgcacatactatcatgaaccctattttcttccaccaggctcccccaaataagttaccccaccaatggctagtaagtatagaattccatttctgtactggtacatgtgcaacgcgttttatctcctctgctattttcattatggcttccccattgtcatctctttccaaacaacactccgaagtattcagtttcccacagacgcccccctctcttcagctaaaagacaatctcacgctccctgattttggtacactgcagctctggtctgagacaattgtctcgctatgagattcggtgcctcagccgtctggttgcttattatttcaaccactgcttgcaaccgaataatttggtttagcatatatataggggtacgggatccccagtttccatcttgggcccatgtggctggatcatagtattcaaatattctttgtgcaggccattcaccatctttccaagtttgcattcctcctatggggcatttattaaactcctctctgtttcgagttttgtcttgcactccccctccatctgaatagcccctcctaccagcttgtgtaaaacagatcctctgttctcccctggggcaggaggcagagcctacaccgagtccgcctttctctaggttagttgctacccgtaatttctgcccttggatttcacacttctccaattttgttctatcataacatccagaattaatatgagtgtgataatttagaacatactgggttagtcttcctattctcacatgcttgtagcacttggtacagggattagccaggctaggttgggaacaataagtcaccgctcctggcaagaggatcaggtccaggtttccacgctctctggccgagcaggttgcagccggcagccgagttcgtcgtcttctcggcagcgagggccgtgtccccgcctttcctatttttgccgttagcgtggcgaatattgtttcccaactcttggccttcacttcctaggaacaacaggagcaacagggaatttgatttctctgtctgcactctactcttttcatcactggtggactctctaaattcccattcaccccttcagtaaatacctcccaccattctttgctgttttttttctattcttccagtggcaactggaatcctcagccgagctctggtttcctgatcttctattcttagacatttattacacaatcctgttggtaagttccctttgtggatgtgcttataccacagtccatttacaaccccgagtcaacttcaatttcagtttgcccggttcttgagatactttcaaggttctttcttccgtcaggggtcctttaacttgagagacgtgtgtccatcctttctctgccctccgaacagctggttctgtagttaacaaaacaagaaaaaggcccctcccatcatggggttgaagtttcttctttccaggttttcattagtgttgcccccatatctaccaaaagttctacttgttttgttcttttgggtttcttcttcccaacgcGGGAAGcgccacccaggctggtcccccagaaggaccaaaaggtgattgtgaaaagcagagttttccaggttgcacccgggttaccctccgtggtgtttcgcaggctttcttcactctagaatggcgaatccaggcatcaGACTGGcgccccttttgctgtaaatcttggctatcttgtctcctcaaggttacagctggggctgtaaaacttcttatctcggcattcaatgaggttctggttttttttcttaactggttacatacagctctaaactagatattcattatgtggcttaaagtgttggttcgttagtaggcccttataatgTGGTTGGTTAatccttaaagtgttagttccctctatcaatataacttcataaacaagtttcctaactttttaaatagaacttaaccagcttttcctttttccaggttcagagcccgtgcctcatttggttatatctgtaaacattgaaCATCTCCTCAGcgggaatcacaactgcatttctcagtcATGTGCAGCTCTGGTGCCCTTGGCGCCAGAACCTGGGCCACATGTGGCAGCGATGGGGGGGCTGTAAGACCTAAAGCCCATGGCAAGCACAGCTGAAGCTGCACGGCTGCCccgggcagctcttgctgctcccTGGGTGCTTCCCCACGGGATGCCCCCTCCCTCTGGGCTCCGCACTGCTATAGTGCTGCCCTCAGACCTGCGAGAAGATGAGCAAGTTGAAGGAGGCGCATGTCGACCTGGCAGAGGACACGCGTGCAATGCAGGAGGCGCCTTCCAGCCTGGTGGGGAACATCCAGGAgacgcagatgtgcacccccagcaacacgccggcCACGCCGCCCAACTTCCTGGATGCcgtggccacgttctccaagctgcgaacccccgagagccggcagagcagcagcagccccatcgcctccatggcctgtgcccgcgggagcttcagccccttcAGGGCTTCCTCGCCACGGCCTccaccaaccctgccccccagaaagccacggccaccatTGAGGGGgggtgcagaatgacaaatgacagagcaggtctggagcaggttatgtcagggGTTAAAACAAGGCCCTCACAAAACCACTGGGATCTTTCCCTTCTTGTTTGAACTCGCAGTCAAAAGAGATCTGCTACCCAGTCCTTGGGGAGGTTTGCCTTGGCACAAACCCAAGCGTGCTCCATCACATTGGCactcctgcgaggagaaatacacgtgcaaacgtgcacggaaagttacacgtgcttgggaagttacacgtgcttatgtggaagcacgggtggaaaatacacccgcgattgttATAGATTGCATAACTAAAGTAAATTTGCTAACCAAACCAAGAATATGTCAGTAGTTGACGATTCACTGAGTTGTGTAAATGTTAAACCGCCATGGTTTGCCACACGCAGTTTTCGCAGGTTTTGGCGGGAAAGACGCTGCGTGCTCACGGGGAGGGGAACGTGCTCCGCTGTGCGGGGCGGGCTGACTGACAGCACAGCAACCGTCTGACCAATCAGGAAGAGGTTCGGGGGCGGGTGCTTACCCACCCTATATAAACGCGTTTTGTCTGTAACCGCCGTGCGTGCCTTCGGGGGGAGCGGGGGCTGCCGGCCTGCGCGGGCTGCTTTGCTCGTTTATCCTTAATCAAAGTTATTCTGAATTTCTTTGAGTCATATTCGACTATAacagccctgccaggggctctggggccaaacaaaagaagctgtcagccccaagtagcagagagagagggagatgtgtctactccttccatgatgaaggcgggagggggggaaagggggggattgcatcctgccacagcgcCAGACTGTAAAGAACAGGTTTTAGGACCAGAACTGGTTTTAGCACCGCTGTCCACTGCCCTCACAGTGAAATGCTGCCCTGCCACGGCTGATAACCCCAGCACTTCATGTTGGACAATTCCGCTGTGGCTGgggaaatggaggcagagatcaaGGGTTTGCATAAATCCCAGTGCACTGCAAAGCAAACCCAGACTAAATCAGGCAAACCAGTTGTCTCTCTGATAGGAGCAGCGCAGCCACAGCCATAGGGAGCTCAGCTGGGCTCACAGCCTCAAGAGAACTGCGGGCAGACCCCTCATGTCAGCTGAAACACAGACCTTGCATCCTCAAGGTCACTGCAGGCAGGCATAACCCAAATTATTTGCTTCAGTTGTTCCAGGCCAAGAACAAACTCACGGCTGCTTGAGCCCGGGAGCTCAGTCTGGCCCATACACTGGCTCTCAGTCAACCTGAGttcccacaccagtgctgaaggCTTCCAAAATCTCAGCGTTTTATCTGCTCGGGAAAAAAAGTGTAACACATGCATAAAAACTTGCAAACTTCTGTTTTAAAGGACACAAATCCTCCTCAGTCACCCTGAAACAATCCTGCTGGCCCTGGAAGACAGCACAAGTACGAGAGCAGGTCTGAAGGGCTTCTTCAAATTGAAAGAGTCCTTCAGTGCTGAGGTACATACAGGGGAACGCATTTTGCTGTTGTGATTTTTCagatctttttttaattaaaacatctaAAGAGAAATATGCTCAACTAAACCGACGATGGGGTAAGAAGCCCCTTCTCAACGTGCTGAATAACACCTGGATCGCTCGGTGTTCTCAGGGAATCCCAGcaggagcagcctcagcagaaccACTGCTTGGTGCCAAATGGCTGCCAATCTTCTTCTGAAAGGTTTTTGAGCACCAGCGGCCCCTGTGCTttctcctctatcctcccaaGCAATTCCACACCCTGCCCATGCTCCTTTCATTGGGCTCAGCACTGCTGAAGCTGCAAAACTGAATAGATACCTTCTTTCCAACTTCCTGCTATGCCCAAATTCACCGCTTTATcctacctggcctctctcagctctcagtcGTACCCTAAATGCTCGTGAGGAGTGTTTGCAATACGAAGTGATGCAGTTAACTCTTTGAGATACTTCCCACTGCTTTACTGAGAGGATGGAATTCACTAGGGGGGCCTTGAGAACAATCCTGCCAACGCTTTGCTGAGCTGGAGCAGAACCGAGAggctgctgctgtgatacattaCACGGTGCGACGGCTGCTCCTGCGCGGTTGCTAAAGGGAGAGGATTTCCCTCTCCACTGCCATCTGCTAGGAAAGGTGACTAAAACACAGCTTAGGCAACAGACAAAAGGCATTTTCCCTCTGCTGGGAAAAACAGGCAAAGAAAGCTTTGGGTTTTGAATAACTatttttcatattcattttttaaaatttgccaTTAATTCTTAGAGCAAAATTTATTGACATGACTCACAGTGTCATTGTCCTAGTATTGTGTGAAATAGAAAATACTTATTTGCAAAACAATAGGTATTTGCATTTAAACTCGACTAGAGAGATACACACCGATTTTACAATATAAATCCATAACACAGTAGTAAAGAGCAGGCAATTTCCTGTAAAAAACTGGAGAAGTATTATATGTAACACTTCATTATGTTGCCAGATGTAAACTTCTGCCTATCTCTCAGTGCAATAGCTCTGCATGAACAGGTTGATATATACAGGTTAGGAGGAGTTCATGACACATCTGAGTTTCAACATTTTGATGGCTGGTGATGAAACACCAGAAACCAAGCAAACGTAGAACTGACTGCAGgtcagccctgtcgggctttgtcgagctctgtcaggctttgttgggctctgtcgtgctctgtcaggctctttcaggcttttcAGGCTTTCtaagactctgtcaggctttgttgggccctttcaaGGTCTGGCAAGCCTTGgagggctctgtagggctctttgaggaggttaaaggtacgcctgctcctgatcagctccgcggacgtgaccctgagccacagcaccaccttctcccctcccctggggagacagtcttgggccagcacttctgtccaagcctcccttgagcctggcggggtgaggaacaggactggcagggcatggggctttgtactgcagatggggaaagccctgagagcgcttgggcagcagagagcttgtccagtaccagtgtgatctcctggtgggggaaacatcactaggaagatgatcagctgcgagtccaagctctgaagaaagccgtgagagaaagagaggagaaaacacaaaaggagatggagcttgtTCAGGAAGGGGCGCAGAGCCTGGcctagcagagagctgacctaggcctaggctgccttctttattcaccattgacaatttacaggatttacaggtacaggcctggactgagatgtttacaaaaggtgtttttccactaattgctattaagaacacactgaactcatgtgatgtttgcctcacttgttt
The window above is part of the Patagioenas fasciata isolate bPatFas1 chromosome 18, bPatFas1.hap1, whole genome shotgun sequence genome. Proteins encoded here:
- the LOC139829332 gene encoding uncharacterized protein is translated as MDCKLDRRELGAFREQQEERWKSLSGQLQKELQPERDDAAGIRKQLLPGFHCLSCDRPLHMLAPGPERTGECRYPTVPRSCGGPHTLTPLRFQPQPPSTPRPSPPSARSPNKKDAMQLSGQDGTDGNRQDEQLAMMGGSQLPPTPRATPDTSTSLLSAVLLHRPVPSPRRFTLAPSLLPPIQPPRGESPPDSRAGQGSRPRSHRPGR